Within Candidatus Francisella endociliophora, the genomic segment ATAGTTTTCTAGAGTACCTAAAAAGCCAACTACCAAGCTTAAAATATAAACCATTAATAAGTATCGACACTCGCAAACTTGAGGTTATGCAAAAAGTACTGGACAAGTATAATGATATTATTTGGATGATAAATGATGTTGAATGTAATGACATTCAACAAAAAGCTAAATTAATTGCAAAATATAATAAGAAATATGTAATAACTCATAATCTAGGCATAGAATCTAGAAGTGAATATTTAGAAAAAAATAATGCTATAGATGAGGTTTGTGATTATATTGACTCCAAAAAAGCTATTATGCTAACAGAAGGTATTAAGCAATCAGATATTTATTTTGATGTTGGATTTGGTTTTAGTAAACAAAAAGATACAGCTATACATTTGTTAGCGAATATTGAGAAACTAAAAGAAAGACTTTCCTTAAAGACTCTTGTTGGTCATTCTCGTAAAATCTCTGTGTTAGGTTTAGAGAAAAATGCAAATATTGCACAACGAGATTTAGCCACAAAAAACCTTTCTGAAAAACTAATCAAAAGAGATATTGAAATAATTCGTGTACATAAAATTTAATAAGGAAGCAAAATGCCATACCATCCTAGTTTAGAAGCAATGCTTGATACACCAGAAATTAGAAGAATAAAGAAACTTGATCTTAGAGAACAGAGAGAAATTTTTGGAAAACTATCTGTAGAACAAATAAATAGAATTCCTAAACCAGATATCAACGAAAATGATATCAAACTAGAAAATGACACTATACTTAGACATTATCAACCTAAAAATGCAGCTACTGACAAATCAGTTCTATTTATTCATGGTGGCGGTTGGTGTTTAAGTTCAATAAACACATATGATCATGTGTGTAGATATCTATGCGATCAAGGAAATATAAATATTTTTTCACTAGAGTATGGGTTAGCACCTGAGCATAGGTTTCCAGCAGCTGTTAATCATGCTTTATTTGCTTATGATTGGTTATATAATAATGCAAAACAATATAATATTTCTCCAGACAATATTTTTGTAATGGGTGATAGCGCTGGAGGCAATCTTGTAACTATTATCTGTCATGAAAGACAAAAAAATATGCCAAAGGCACAGATATTAGTCTACCCTTCAGTAGATAAATATACTAATTATGCAAGTAATAAAAAGTTTGATGAGTATAAGTATCACCTTACTAAAGAATGGTGTAATATGTTTCTTGATGGATATCTTGGTGATGAAATCATGTCTAATCATGAGAATCTAAAAAAGCCTCGAATATCTCCTTTATTTTATGAAAATACTCAACAGCCCGATACGCTTATAATTGCAGCAACTCATGATATTTTGATTGATGGAATATATGCTTATGAGAAAAAACTTAAAGATCAAGGAGTGTTTGTAGAAACACATTATGATGATGAAATGTATCATGGATTTATGGGGTTAATTGGAATGAGTCCTCTACAAAATGCTAAAACTGCTCTAGATAAAGCTATAAAATTCATTAATGAAAGATAAGATAAATTAACTAATAAATATCAATATCCTATGAAACCAGTTTTTAAGACAGATAAAAAGCCAGGAATAAAGTCTGAACAAATTATTAAGAGATTTAATGAACTACCTGCATTTGTTGCAACTGGTGGTGAAATAGTATTTGTCTCAGATGATCTACTAGAAGTTCATACAAGGTTTAATCTTAATGAAAACACTATGAACTATCATAAATCTGGTTTTGGTGGTGCTATCTACTCATCTTTAGATCCTATTTATCCTTTACAATTTATTTATATATTAGGTGAAAAGTATGTTGTTTGGGATTTAGCTGCTAAAATTGAATATTTAAGACCTATTTATAATAATGTATATGCTAGATTTTTACTTACTCACGATCAAATATATGATATCAAAGAAAAGATTAAAACAAAAAATAGAACTACTATTGAGCTAGCTGTTGAATATACTAATATTGATTCAGATATTATTTATGCAAGAGCCATGAAGACGATATATATTGCTGATAAAGAATATTTCGAAACTAAAAATAAATAAAATAGTTTTATAATTTTACAGTCTTATTTGCAGCCATAGTTCTATATATCCCAATAGCACCTAAAACACCAGCAAAAACTAGTATTAATGTATATATAGCTAATCCAGAAATGCCATATTTAGCAGTAAATATACTTGCTATCAAAGGTGCTGCTCCACTAATCCCATTACCAATACTATAGCTAATCGCGCATCCTGTAGCTCGCCATTCTTGATCAAAAACCAATGAAAAAAATGGAGATACCGCCCCTTGTATAGCTGCCATAATTATACTAAAACAGAAAATAGCTAAAAAACTTACAATTAAATCATTAGCCTCCAGTAACATTATCAATGGATAAAACAAAATAACCAAAAATACTAAAGCTATATAAAAAAACCTTCATATAACCATACTTATCTGCAATATAACCAAATGAAGGATAAAATATACATGCAAAAAACAATATTATGCTATTTAAAAATAAAGCTCTATTCTCAGGGATTCTTTGATACTCAACTTGATAATTAACTAAATACGTAAATACCATGTAATATAACGAGGCACACATGCACGTAATTAATGAAACAATTATTATCTGTCGATATTGGCTAATTAATGCAGTTAAAAGCTTAATATTATTTCTATGCTTCGGTGGTTGATGTATATATTCCTCATTTCTATTGATATATAAATAAGTAACAAAGAGTAAACCACTCAGTATGAACGGAACTCTCCAAATAAGCTGATCATGATGTTTAAAGATTACCTCTGAAATTGCTCCAACAATTGATGCCAACAAAAATCCTGCTGAAGATATCGCAAAAATTACCCCTACTGACAGCCCAGGTTTCATCTTTGAATCACTAACACCTAATGTTATTAATGTAGGGAACTGCCCTCCTACTGATAATCCTTGGATAATCCTAAACAAAATTAATAAGATAGGTGCTACTATACCAATATCAGAATAACTTGGAATCAAGCCTATAAATATAGTAGATATCCCCATTGCTATCGTACACATATTTACAACATAAGCATAAGAAAATATATCTGCTAAATATCCCATGATTAAAGCACCAAATGGTCGAATAAATGTTCCAATAAAAAATACTGAAAATGTTAATAATAATGATAATTGATGATTCTCTGATGGAAAAAAGTTCAAAGATATAAATGTAGCAAAGTAAATATATAATGAAAAATCATACCATTCAAGGATATTTCCATAAGATATCTTAATAAGTGATATCACTTTCTTAGTCATATAATGTAATTTTTTTCAGACTATACCAAGTTAGTATACATACCTAAATCGACAATTTATATATGAAATATTTTTTACTTAAATAAATACTATTTATAGTTACTAAAGGATTTTTTTTACTTATAATAATATTCGTAATCATATATAGGAGAAAAAATGAAAATAGAAGATGTAAAGAAAAATGTTTTTTCAATGCCACTTTGTTCACCAACAGCAAATAGAATTGCTTATAAATTCACTAATAGAGAATATTTTATAATTGACTATATTGCAGACATTGAAATTCTAAAGAAATTTGTACCAGAACCTTTAAAACCAACAGGTCTTGTAAAATTTGAGTTTATGAAAATGCATGATGCTAATGGTTTTGGTAGCTTTAATGAAGCGGGCCAACTTATAGAAGTTGAACTTGATGGTAAAAAAGGTCTTTATTCACATATTATGCTTTTAGATAATTTACCATCAATTGCAGCTGGTCGTGAAATATGGGGATTCCCTAAAAAGTATGCTCACCCTACTTTAACTGTAGATTCTGATACTCTACTAGGTACAGTTAAATACAATAGTATTGATGTTGCATACGGAACAATGGGTTATAAGTATGAAGAGCTAGATAAAGAAGCTGTAAGAAAAGCTCTTGAAGAAACTCCAAACTACTTACTTAAAACAATTCCTCATGTAAATGGTAAAGATGTTAGTATTTGTGAGCTTGTAAAATATCATGTAAAAGATGTGACTGTCAAAGGAGCTTGGACTGGCCCTGTTGATTTACAAGTGTTTAATCATGTACAAGCTGCTCTTCATCATTTACCAGTTAAAGAAATAGTTAAAGGTTCTCACTTTATTGCTGATGTGACTCTTGGCTTTGGCGAAGTAGTCTTTGATTATTTAAAATAACACGAACCTATATAACTAATTCTTTTATATTTTTCTTTCTAGATATCTAGATCCAACTATAACAGTAGCTACTATAACTATACCTATTAAAGTATAAGCTAGCCTTGATACACTTATATCATAGCCAGACATATGAGCAAGCTTTAATAACAATGCAATAAATATTGTCAGAAAAAACACATAGCTACCATAATGTTTGATAATACAACAAATAGTAAGAAATGTTGTTATAAATAAAATAATCCAAATAATATATGGATTAAACACATATATAGCTAAAGGAATTGCAAATATTGAACCAATAACTGTACCTATAAGTCTATGTTTAATTGCTGTTGATGAACGAATAATATCAGGTTTAAATATTAACAATACTGTCATAGGTATCCAATAGCCTATCTCTATATCAAAATAGATAGAAATAAAGTTACCAATTATTAAACCTAGTGATAAGCTTATTGCATAAAGCGTTGATTCTTTATCAGGTATAATTTTTATTGATTTTTGAATATTATTTTTATTCTTATCTGTATCAAATTTCTTTATAAGAAACACTAATACAAAGAGAAATGCTATCCCGCCAATAAATGCAAAACTACCAATTATAATAGACATAGATAGAGTAGAATTAAAGCCAGTACCAATAACATACATATCAGCAATAAATAAGATTCCATTAGCAAAAACCAAATCAGATTTGGCTGTATATCCTACTAAAAATGAAAATATTAAAAGTATTAATGAGCTAACTATTAAGTTATGTGAATAGTATCCGCCTAAAACAATAGCTATGCTCATTAATGATGAAAAGGCAGTCCCTGCATATATTTTAAACTTAAGAGTATGATCACGTATAGAAACCTGATGTAAAGTTGCAACAAAACAGCCTAATGCTGCAAATAATCCATAAATATTTTGTGGGTCAAACACAACTTGTATAGCTGTAAATAACCCTATACTTAACATAGCTGAAAAAGCTAAAATCACACTGCTTTTTCTAAAACAAATATATCTTAACACGTATTAATTTTTTGAATCTAATTATGATAAGTATTATATCTCTAATTCAAACAATTTATCCTTAAATTATGTAATTTAATATCTAATTGAGTTTGGTATTGATATATAATATAGAGCAGAAATATTTATCCTATAGGAAGTCTTTAAAAATGTCAGTAAAAAATAAAGTAACTTTAATAACAGGTGCTGCCTCTGGTCTTGGTTTAGGTATGGCAAATGAGTTTGCTAAACAAGGTGCAAAAGTTGTAATTGCAGATTTAGATCTTGAAAAGTCACAACAAGTAGCTAAAGAGCTAGCAGATAAGCATAATGTAGAAACTCTAGCTGTACAAATGGATGTAACAAATGAAGATCAAGTAAACGCTGGTGTTGATGCAACAGTTGAGAAATTTGGTCGTATTGATACAGTTATCAATAATGCAGGGATTCAAATAATTTCATCAATAGTTGATTTCAAAGTTTCTGCTTGGAAAAAATTATTTGATATCCATATGACAGGTACTCTTCTTGTAACTCAAGCTGCTATGAGACATATGATAGATTTAAAAACTGGAGGAAGAATTATAGTTGTAGGTTCTGTTCACTCTGTCCTTGCCTCTAAAAATAAAGCTGCTTATGTTGCTGCAAAACACGCTCAAGTTGGCTTTGTAAGAGCTCTTGCTAAAGAAGGTGCTGAACACAACATTTCATCTAACTTAATTGGTCCAGGTTTTGTACT encodes:
- the bioJ gene encoding alpha/beta hydrolase; amino-acid sequence: MPYHPSLEAMLDTPEIRRIKKLDLREQREIFGKLSVEQINRIPKPDINENDIKLENDTILRHYQPKNAATDKSVLFIHGGGWCLSSINTYDHVCRYLCDQGNINIFSLEYGLAPEHRFPAAVNHALFAYDWLYNNAKQYNISPDNIFVMGDSAGGNLVTIICHERQKNMPKAQILVYPSVDKYTNYASNKKFDEYKYHLTKEWCNMFLDGYLGDEIMSNHENLKKPRISPLFYENTQQPDTLIIAATHDILIDGIYAYEKKLKDQGVFVETHYDDEMYHGFMGLIGMSPLQNAKTALDKAIKFINER
- a CDS encoding PaaI family thioesterase, translating into MKPVFKTDKKPGIKSEQIIKRFNELPAFVATGGEIVFVSDDLLEVHTRFNLNENTMNYHKSGFGGAIYSSLDPIYPLQFIYILGEKYVVWDLAAKIEYLRPIYNNVYARFLLTHDQIYDIKEKIKTKNRTTIELAVEYTNIDSDIIYARAMKTIYIADKEYFETKNK
- a CDS encoding MHS family MFS transporter — translated: MAAIQGAVSPFFSLVFDQEWRATGCAISYSIGNGISGAAPLIASIFTAKYGISGLAIYTLILVFAGVLGAIGIYRTMAANKTVKL
- a CDS encoding MFS transporter: MTKKVISLIKISYGNILEWYDFSLYIYFATFISLNFFPSENHQLSLLLTFSVFFIGTFIRPFGALIMGYLADIFSYAYVVNMCTIAMGISTIFIGLIPSYSDIGIVAPILLILFRIIQGLSVGGQFPTLITLGVSDSKMKPGLSVGVIFAISSAGFLLASIVGAISEVIFKHHDQLIWRVPFILSGLLFVTYLYINRNEEYIHQPPKHRNNIKLLTALISQYRQIIIVSLITCMCASLYYMVFTYLVNYQVEYQRIPENRALFLNSIILFFACIFYPSFGYIADKYGYMKVFLYSFSIFGYFVLSIDNVTGG
- a CDS encoding acetoacetate decarboxylase; the protein is MKIEDVKKNVFSMPLCSPTANRIAYKFTNREYFIIDYIADIEILKKFVPEPLKPTGLVKFEFMKMHDANGFGSFNEAGQLIEVELDGKKGLYSHIMLLDNLPSIAAGREIWGFPKKYAHPTLTVDSDTLLGTVKYNSIDVAYGTMGYKYEELDKEAVRKALEETPNYLLKTIPHVNGKDVSICELVKYHVKDVTVKGAWTGPVDLQVFNHVQAALHHLPVKEIVKGSHFIADVTLGFGEVVFDYLK
- a CDS encoding FUSC family protein codes for the protein MILAFSAMLSIGLFTAIQVVFDPQNIYGLFAALGCFVATLHQVSIRDHTLKFKIYAGTAFSSLMSIAIVLGGYYSHNLIVSSLILLIFSFLVGYTAKSDLVFANGILFIADMYVIGTGFNSTLSMSIIIGSFAFIGGIAFLFVLVFLIKKFDTDKNKNNIQKSIKIIPDKESTLYAISLSLGLIIGNFISIYFDIEIGYWIPMTVLLIFKPDIIRSSTAIKHRLIGTVIGSIFAIPLAIYVFNPYIIWIILFITTFLTICCIIKHYGSYVFFLTIFIALLLKLAHMSGYDISVSRLAYTLIGIVIVATVIVGSRYLERKI
- a CDS encoding 3-hydroxybutyrate dehydrogenase, whose protein sequence is MSVKNKVTLITGAASGLGLGMANEFAKQGAKVVIADLDLEKSQQVAKELADKHNVETLAVQMDVTNEDQVNAGVDATVEKFGRIDTVINNAGIQIISSIVDFKVSAWKKLFDIHMTGTLLVTQAAMRHMIDLKTGGRIIVVGSVHSVLASKNKAAYVAAKHAQVGFVRALAKEGAEHNISSNLIGPGFVLTPLVEKQIPEQAKELGISEEEVVKNVMLGGTVDGEFTTVQDISDTAIFLAGFKTNALTGQKLLVSHGWGM